The Flavobacterium commune genome contains a region encoding:
- a CDS encoding ABC-F family ATP-binding cassette domain-containing protein, with protein sequence MITINDISVQFGGTTLFSDVSFAINENDKIALMGKNGAGKSTLLKIIAGNSKPSTGNISAPKDAVVAYLPQHLLTTDGATVMEEASKAFSEVFSMKAEIDEINEQLTIRTDYESDDYMKLIERVSDLSEKFYAIEEINYEAEVEKILKGLGFVSEDFTRQTSEFSGGWRMRIELAKILLRKPDLILLDEPTNHMDIESIQWLEDFLINSAKAVVVISHDRAFVDNITNRTIEVTMGRIYDYKAKYSHYLELRKDRRIHQQKAYDEQQKMIADNRAFIERFKGTFSKTDAVQSRVRMLEKLEIVQVDEVDTSALRLKFPPAARSGQYPVVVKDLAKSYGDHVVFKDANIVIERGQKVAFVGKNGEGKSTMIKAIMKEIGIDGGSVEIGHNAQIGYFAQNQASLLDENATIFETIDAIAVGDIRTQIKNILGAFMFQGDDITKKVKVLSGGEKTRLAMIKLLLEPVNLLILDEPSNHLDMKTKDIIKDALRDFDGTLILVSHDRDFLDGLATKVFEFGNKRVVEHFEDITGFLAHKKMDSMKEIEK encoded by the coding sequence ATGATTACAATTAATGACATATCCGTGCAATTTGGCGGAACAACTTTATTTAGTGATGTTTCTTTTGCTATCAATGAGAACGATAAAATTGCCCTAATGGGTAAAAATGGTGCTGGAAAATCAACTTTGCTGAAAATTATTGCAGGAAATAGTAAGCCTTCAACGGGAAATATTTCGGCTCCTAAAGATGCGGTTGTGGCTTATTTGCCGCAGCATTTGTTGACTACAGACGGGGCAACGGTGATGGAAGAGGCTTCAAAAGCTTTTTCGGAAGTTTTTAGCATGAAAGCTGAAATTGACGAAATCAATGAGCAATTAACTATTCGTACCGATTACGAAAGCGACGATTATATGAAATTAATCGAAAGAGTTTCAGACTTAAGTGAGAAATTTTATGCTATCGAAGAAATTAATTACGAAGCTGAAGTAGAGAAAATCCTGAAAGGTTTGGGGTTTGTGAGTGAGGATTTTACACGCCAAACATCTGAGTTTTCAGGAGGATGGAGAATGCGTATCGAATTAGCGAAAATCTTATTGCGTAAACCCGATTTGATTTTGCTGGATGAGCCAACGAACCATATGGATATTGAAAGTATTCAGTGGTTAGAAGATTTTTTGATTAATTCGGCTAAGGCGGTGGTGGTTATTTCTCACGATAGGGCTTTTGTTGATAATATCACCAATCGTACTATTGAGGTAACAATGGGTAGGATTTACGATTATAAGGCGAAATATTCGCATTATTTAGAATTGCGTAAAGACCGTAGAATTCATCAGCAAAAAGCATACGACGAGCAACAAAAAATGATTGCAGATAACCGTGCTTTTATCGAGCGTTTTAAAGGAACTTTCTCTAAAACTGATGCGGTTCAGTCTCGTGTTAGAATGTTAGAAAAGTTAGAGATTGTTCAGGTGGATGAAGTAGATACTTCGGCTTTGAGATTGAAATTTCCTCCAGCTGCGCGTTCAGGGCAATATCCTGTTGTGGTTAAGGATTTGGCTAAATCTTACGGAGATCATGTGGTGTTTAAAGATGCCAATATTGTTATTGAAAGAGGTCAAAAAGTAGCTTTTGTAGGTAAAAATGGTGAAGGAAAATCTACGATGATTAAAGCCATCATGAAAGAAATTGGAATTGATGGTGGAAGCGTGGAAATTGGTCATAATGCTCAAATTGGGTATTTCGCTCAAAATCAAGCGTCATTATTAGATGAAAATGCTACTATTTTTGAAACGATTGATGCTATTGCTGTGGGTGATATCAGAACGCAAATCAAAAATATCCTGGGAGCATTTATGTTTCAGGGAGATGATATTACTAAGAAAGTAAAAGTGCTTTCAGGAGGGGAAAAAACACGTTTGGCAATGATTAAATTGTTGTTGGAACCTGTGAATTTGTTGATTCTGGATGAGCCTTCAAATCACCTGGATATGAAAACCAAAGATATTATTAAAGATGCTTTGCGTGATTTTGATGGAACTTTAATTCTGGTTTCTCACGATCGTGATTTCCTGGATGGTTTAGCAACTAAGGTTTTTGAATTTGGAAACAAAAGAGTAGTAGAGCATTTTGAAGATATTACTGGTTTCTTGGCGCACAAGAAAATGGATAGTATGAAAGAAATAGAAAAATAA
- a CDS encoding GlmU family protein, producing the protein MNYILFDGPARNALLPFTFTRPVADILIGILTIRQKWEKYLGSTITTLTEEYLSDKYPMVELEENVMINASFLPNAVLAEMVSNLESNQAIFKGEEVIAFYTNDSQDEVDFDNYEIIEFNDDCLMLNNTWDIFSKNDAAIREDFEFLTEDRKSQPIPKSVNVIAPENIFIEEGAQLEFVTLNASTGPIYIGKDTLIMEGSLIRGPFALCEGAVVKMGAKVYGATTVGTYSKIGGEINNSVLFAYSNKGHEGFLGNSVLGEWCNIGADSNNSNLKNNYEEVKLWSYETEGFAKTGLQFCGLMMGDHSKCGINTMFNTGTVVGVSSNIFGSGFPRNFVPSFSWGGAAGFSTYVTKKAFDTAKLVMGRRNIEFDEKEAAILEHVFEETKKWRKE; encoded by the coding sequence ATGAATTATATACTTTTTGACGGACCGGCTCGTAATGCTTTATTGCCATTTACTTTTACCCGTCCGGTAGCGGATATTCTTATTGGGATTTTAACAATTCGTCAAAAATGGGAAAAATATTTAGGTTCAACTATTACTACTTTGACTGAGGAATATTTGTCTGATAAATATCCAATGGTGGAATTAGAAGAAAATGTGATGATTAATGCTTCTTTTCTTCCAAATGCAGTTCTGGCGGAAATGGTTTCGAATTTAGAATCCAATCAGGCTATTTTTAAAGGAGAAGAAGTGATTGCTTTTTATACTAATGACAGCCAGGATGAAGTAGATTTTGATAATTATGAAATTATCGAATTCAACGATGATTGTTTGATGTTGAATAATACCTGGGATATTTTTTCTAAAAATGACGCTGCTATTCGGGAAGATTTTGAGTTTTTAACCGAAGACAGAAAATCACAGCCTATTCCGAAGAGTGTCAATGTAATTGCGCCGGAAAATATCTTTATTGAAGAAGGAGCACAATTGGAATTTGTAACATTAAATGCTTCAACAGGTCCTATTTATATAGGAAAAGATACTTTGATAATGGAAGGTTCTTTAATTCGTGGGCCTTTTGCTTTGTGTGAAGGTGCTGTTGTTAAAATGGGGGCTAAGGTTTATGGTGCTACAACAGTTGGAACTTATTCTAAAATTGGAGGAGAGATTAATAATTCAGTTCTGTTTGCTTATTCAAATAAAGGACATGAAGGCTTTTTAGGGAATTCGGTTTTAGGCGAATGGTGTAATATTGGTGCTGATAGTAATAATTCGAACCTGAAAAACAATTATGAAGAGGTGAAATTGTGGAGCTATGAAACCGAAGGTTTTGCTAAAACAGGATTGCAGTTTTGCGGCTTGATGATGGGGGATCACAGTAAATGTGGAATCAATACTATGTTTAATACCGGAACTGTGGTAGGAGTGAGTTCGAATATTTTTGGTAGTGGCTTTCCTCGAAATTTTGTTCCGAGTTTTTCGTGGGGCGGAGCGGCAGGTTTTTCTACCTATGTGACTAAGAAAGCTTTTGATACGGCTAAATTGGTTATGGGAAGAAGAAATATTGAATTTGACGAAAAAGAAGCGGCTATTTTAGAGCATGTTTTTGAGGAAACTAAAAAGTGGCGAAAGGAATAG
- a CDS encoding type B 50S ribosomal protein L31, producing MKKGVHPENYRLVAFKDMSNDDVFITKSTAETKETIVHEGVEYPVVKMEISRTSHPFYTGKSKLIDTAGRIDKFKTKYAKHIK from the coding sequence ATGAAAAAAGGTGTACACCCAGAAAATTACAGATTAGTTGCTTTTAAAGACATGTCTAATGACGACGTTTTTATCACTAAATCTACAGCAGAAACTAAAGAAACAATCGTACACGAAGGTGTAGAATATCCAGTTGTAAAAATGGAGATCTCTAGAACTTCTCACCCTTTTTACACAGGTAAATCTAAACTTATCGATACTGCAGGACGTATTGATAAATTCAAAACTAAATATGCTAAACACATTAAATAA
- a CDS encoding DUF4199 domain-containing protein, whose translation MIHETIKKNGITFGIITGLTSVLITTLIYSIDLNLFTSPWIGFSNLALYLIIAIGLLVKTKKEFQGIFTFKDAFTTYFISALIGIAISVVFNIILFNIFDPAAKDTVKELTIKYMIAAMEKFNAPAEGINKAIADLKENDQFSVSGLLKGSLSNIVFCTIFGLILAAFFKSKPSSQE comes from the coding sequence ATGATTCATGAAACTATCAAAAAAAACGGGATTACTTTTGGAATTATCACTGGTTTAACCTCCGTTTTAATTACCACTTTAATCTATTCTATCGATTTAAATTTATTCACATCACCGTGGATTGGTTTTTCCAATTTAGCATTGTATTTAATCATTGCCATTGGATTATTGGTCAAAACTAAAAAAGAATTTCAAGGTATTTTTACCTTCAAAGACGCATTTACTACTTATTTTATCTCGGCTTTAATCGGAATTGCAATTTCAGTTGTTTTCAATATTATACTATTTAATATTTTTGATCCTGCTGCCAAAGATACCGTCAAAGAACTAACTATTAAATACATGATTGCTGCCATGGAAAAGTTCAATGCCCCGGCAGAAGGAATCAACAAAGCAATTGCTGATTTAAAAGAAAACGACCAATTTTCGGTTTCAGGACTCTTAAAAGGTTCTTTATCTAATATTGTTTTCTGCACCATTTTTGGTTTAATTTTGGCTGCTTTCTTTAAAAGCAAACCCTCATCACAAGAATAA